In the Natronobacterium texcoconense genome, one interval contains:
- a CDS encoding branched-chain amino acid ABC transporter permease, with protein MSTSNVRGRLSELSPQEAVGGILLLGIVLLALDLIRLVITGELPLGRLWAYTWNGIVDSLYIGLAAIGLSMTYSILRFANFSHGDLLTTGAFSGWTVAYLVGGLGLADLGSRLLLRADGGAAPGIVGMDVLASPLAIVLGLVFAAVVTVLVALAIDRLVYRRMRDAGGIPLLIASVGVALALRYLIALFYTTDTRGVVASAPEVSVPVLPIETIDLHEATLVVSALTLILGVHLLLQYTKLGKSMRAMADNKDLALITGIPTERVIFATWVIGSGLAGVAGYLIVLDRGQITINLGWFLLLLIFAAVILGGIGSIYGALAGSLIIGLTINLSLIWIPADLNEIAAFTLMIVVLIFRPQGLFGGVETA; from the coding sequence ATGAGTACAAGTAACGTGAGGGGGCGACTCTCTGAGCTTTCGCCACAGGAAGCTGTCGGTGGGATCCTGTTGCTCGGAATCGTTCTGCTCGCTCTAGATCTGATACGTCTGGTGATAACTGGGGAACTGCCGCTCGGACGGCTCTGGGCCTATACGTGGAACGGAATCGTCGACTCGCTGTACATCGGCCTGGCTGCGATCGGATTGTCGATGACCTACAGCATCCTTCGGTTCGCGAACTTCTCGCACGGGGATCTCCTCACGACGGGTGCCTTCTCCGGTTGGACGGTCGCCTACCTCGTTGGCGGACTCGGCCTCGCGGATCTGGGTAGCCGACTCCTCCTCCGGGCGGACGGGGGTGCAGCGCCCGGAATCGTAGGAATGGACGTCCTCGCGTCGCCGCTTGCGATCGTGCTCGGCCTCGTTTTCGCCGCCGTCGTCACGGTGCTCGTCGCGCTTGCGATCGATCGACTCGTCTACAGGCGGATGCGTGATGCAGGCGGCATTCCGCTGTTGATCGCGAGCGTCGGCGTCGCGCTGGCGCTCCGGTATCTCATCGCGCTGTTCTACACGACGGACACGCGAGGTGTGGTCGCCTCGGCACCGGAGGTCTCGGTCCCCGTTCTGCCGATCGAGACGATCGATCTTCACGAGGCGACGCTCGTCGTCTCCGCCCTCACGCTGATACTCGGCGTTCACCTGCTCTTGCAGTACACCAAACTCGGGAAGTCGATGCGTGCGATGGCCGACAACAAGGACCTCGCGCTCATCACGGGTATTCCGACCGAGCGCGTGATCTTCGCGACCTGGGTGATCGGCTCCGGACTCGCAGGCGTCGCTGGCTACCTGATCGTCCTCGATCGCGGCCAGATCACGATCAACCTCGGCTGGTTCCTACTCCTGTTGATCTTCGCCGCGGTCATCCTCGGCGGGATCGGTTCGATCTACGGTGCGCTGGCGGGATCGCTCATCATCGGGCTTACGATCAATCTCTCGCTGATCTGGATTCCCGCCGACCTGAACGAAATCGCGGCGTTCACGCTGATGATCGTCGTGTTAATTTTCCGGCCGCAGGGCCTCTTCGGAGGGGTGGAGACAGCATGA
- a CDS encoding branched-chain amino acid ABC transporter permease, with the protein MSETDSDIADGIVPDDLPQWASDLLLIAGIVVATYVGFAVVGLLAGVSVNEIVGFLQQVTFFAAVYALVALALNLHWGYTGLFNIGVAGFMAVGVYTMAILTASPDGSPAGLGLPIPVGIIGGMIAAGLVGLIAALPALRVRADYFAIVTLGLSEIIRLALLSGSLRSVEIGGTEYGTGGGGGIRYTPVDSIVPWLLDLPVLGMLGEQLILFGRLFGVQPSVIESGLYTGILLAFVVLFYLLLTRIAYSPFGRLLKAIREDELAARSLGKNTDRVKVIVFVVGCSLMGLAGILWMGSRTLVSPSSFMPIITFYIFVALIVGGAGSNTGSVVGGFVFAAFLWEGPRFIRAIVRANLDTRSPPTIYDAFVALGNGDPLALVGYTVGTLDEIRFILVGVVLIVLMIWRPDGLLGHRKEIAAATDLSQRPTTGGDSSVRSDGGETDE; encoded by the coding sequence ATGAGCGAGACCGACTCCGACATCGCCGACGGAATCGTACCCGACGACCTGCCACAGTGGGCGAGCGACCTGCTGTTGATTGCCGGGATCGTCGTCGCAACCTACGTCGGGTTCGCCGTTGTCGGTCTGCTTGCCGGCGTTTCGGTCAACGAGATCGTCGGTTTCCTCCAGCAGGTCACGTTCTTCGCGGCCGTCTACGCGCTGGTCGCTCTCGCACTCAACCTTCACTGGGGGTACACCGGTCTGTTCAATATCGGTGTTGCCGGCTTCATGGCGGTCGGTGTTTACACGATGGCGATTCTGACCGCGTCGCCGGACGGGTCGCCCGCCGGTCTGGGACTTCCGATTCCGGTCGGGATCATCGGCGGCATGATCGCTGCCGGTCTGGTCGGACTCATCGCCGCACTACCGGCCTTGCGCGTCCGTGCCGACTACTTCGCAATCGTGACCCTCGGGCTTTCCGAAATCATCCGGCTCGCGCTGTTGTCCGGATCGCTTCGATCGGTCGAGATCGGCGGCACCGAGTACGGAACCGGCGGTGGCGGTGGCATCCGGTACACGCCGGTCGACAGCATCGTTCCGTGGTTGCTGGACCTACCCGTCCTCGGCATGCTGGGAGAGCAACTTATCCTGTTCGGCAGGCTGTTCGGCGTCCAGCCATCGGTTATCGAGAGCGGACTCTACACCGGCATACTGCTTGCGTTCGTCGTCCTCTTTTACCTGCTGTTGACGCGAATCGCGTACTCGCCGTTCGGACGACTCCTGAAGGCGATCCGCGAGGACGAACTCGCAGCACGTTCGCTCGGCAAAAACACTGACCGCGTGAAGGTGATCGTTTTCGTCGTCGGCTGTTCGCTAATGGGGCTCGCGGGCATCCTCTGGATGGGAAGCCGAACCCTGGTGAGTCCGAGCAGCTTCATGCCGATCATCACGTTCTACATCTTCGTTGCACTGATCGTCGGGGGTGCCGGGTCGAACACCGGTAGTGTCGTCGGCGGATTCGTTTTCGCCGCGTTCCTCTGGGAAGGACCACGATTCATTCGGGCAATCGTGCGTGCAAATCTGGATACCCGTTCACCACCGACGATCTACGACGCGTTCGTCGCGCTCGGCAACGGCGATCCGCTGGCGCTCGTCGGGTACACCGTCGGAACGCTCGACGAGATTCGATTCATCCTCGTCGGCGTCGTCCTGATCGTGCTGATGATCTGGCGACCCGACGGTCTGCTCGGCCACCGGAAAGAAATCGCGGCGGCGACGGACCTTTCCCAGCGACCGACGACGGGCGGCGACTCGAGCGTGCGATCCGACGGAGGTGAGACCGATGAGTAA
- a CDS encoding ABC transporter ATP-binding protein: MSNLETEDETAVSTATSSDPTDTSILRVENMIKRFGGITAIDGASFEVERGTITGLIGPNGAGKSTTFNCITGVHEPDDGAVVFDGTEITGRDPHQVANQGLVRTFQIARELPEMTVLENMMLAPKDQLGESMWHSVMPIARQEVVEQERELRERAWETLEFFEIDHLAEEYAGNLSGGQRKLLELARALLTDPEMLLLDEPMAGVNPSLEKKLLSHIHELQDQGYTFLLVEHDMDVIMNHCEHVIVMHQGQVLAEGEPAAVKDNEEVIEAYLGGDV; this comes from the coding sequence ATGAGTAATCTCGAGACCGAGGACGAAACGGCCGTATCGACTGCAACCAGTAGCGACCCAACCGATACGTCGATCCTGCGAGTCGAGAACATGATCAAGCGGTTCGGCGGAATTACAGCGATCGACGGTGCAAGTTTCGAGGTCGAACGCGGAACGATCACTGGCCTGATCGGTCCGAACGGTGCCGGGAAGTCGACCACGTTCAACTGCATCACGGGCGTCCACGAACCCGACGACGGTGCGGTCGTCTTCGACGGGACCGAGATCACGGGCCGAGACCCACACCAGGTCGCGAACCAGGGACTGGTCCGGACGTTCCAGATTGCCCGAGAACTCCCCGAGATGACGGTTCTCGAGAACATGATGCTTGCCCCCAAAGACCAGCTGGGTGAGTCGATGTGGCACTCGGTGATGCCGATCGCCCGCCAGGAGGTCGTCGAACAGGAACGAGAGCTCCGGGAGCGAGCCTGGGAAACCCTCGAGTTCTTCGAGATCGACCACCTCGCCGAGGAGTACGCCGGCAACCTTTCGGGTGGCCAGCGCAAACTGCTCGAGTTGGCGCGAGCGCTGTTGACCGATCCCGAGATGCTCCTGTTAGACGAGCCGATGGCCGGCGTCAACCCGTCGCTCGAGAAGAAGTTGCTTTCTCACATCCACGAACTGCAGGATCAGGGCTACACGTTCCTGCTGGTCGAACACGACATGGACGTCATCATGAACCACTGCGAACACGTTATCGTCATGCATCAGGGTCAGGTACTCGCGGAAGGGGAACCGGCAGCGGTCAAGGACAACGAGGAAGTCATCGAGGCCTACCTCGGAGGTGACGTCTGA
- a CDS encoding ABC transporter ATP-binding protein: protein MALLDVSDLDAGYGDLQILENVDLNVEDGEYVTIVGPNGAGKSTVMKSIFGLTNYMGGSVTFDDEGIHGYRPEDIIQTGIGYVPQNDNVFPSMSVLENLEMGAYILEEVPEDRLQRIFDRFPILEERKDQKAGTMSGGQQQMLAMGRALMLEPDLLMLDEPSAGLAPDLVDDMFDRIDEINDDGTAILLVEQNAKEALRRCDRGYVLVQGQNRYVDSGDALLADEQVRQDFLGG, encoded by the coding sequence ATGGCACTGCTGGACGTCTCGGATCTCGACGCGGGGTACGGCGACCTGCAGATTCTCGAGAACGTCGACCTGAACGTCGAGGACGGAGAGTACGTCACCATCGTCGGCCCGAACGGGGCCGGCAAGTCGACTGTGATGAAATCGATCTTCGGTCTGACGAACTACATGGGCGGTTCGGTGACGTTCGACGACGAGGGGATCCACGGCTACCGTCCGGAGGACATCATCCAGACCGGTATCGGCTACGTCCCACAGAACGACAACGTCTTTCCGTCGATGTCGGTCCTCGAGAACCTCGAGATGGGCGCGTACATTCTCGAAGAAGTCCCGGAGGACCGCCTCCAGCGGATCTTCGATCGGTTCCCGATTCTCGAGGAGCGGAAAGACCAGAAGGCCGGCACGATGAGCGGCGGACAACAGCAGATGCTCGCGATGGGGCGTGCGCTGATGCTCGAACCCGACCTGCTGATGCTGGACGAGCCAAGCGCCGGGCTCGCACCGGACCTGGTCGATGACATGTTCGACCGGATCGACGAGATCAACGACGACGGAACAGCAATTTTGCTCGTCGAGCAGAACGCAAAAGAGGCGCTCCGGCGCTGTGACCGCGGCTACGTCCTCGTCCAGGGACAGAATCGGTACGTCGACAGCGGGGATGCGCTTCTTGCGGACGAACAGGTCCGCCAGGACTTCCTCGGCGGCTAA
- a CDS encoding ABC transporter substrate-binding protein, giving the protein MAYNVSRRRVLAGIGAGTALSVAGCLDEEDVEAGTGDEDSPDAMVGVLQPVTGDLGNLGAPIRDAAILPAQQLEDEGVDFEIDIREEDTESEPEPGISGAQSLVDAGYPSITGAAASPVTIAAAEDVFFPNEAVAISPASTSPDITDMEGDYLLRTCPTDALQGPVMAEIAFEEEGYETASTLYLNQDYGQGLNDAFVEEFESLGGEVLEEVAFEPEQPSYSSELESTLADDPDILLVVGYPDSGEQIFRDFYSDTDGETPIIVPDGLQDESLPAGVDNPMENVFGTAPAAAGPGAETFTDLFESEYGSEPGVFTAQAYDATAIHILAQLRAGELSGPAISEQVREVTDPGGELVTPENLAEGLVMAADGDEIEYQGASGEVVFDENGDLEAATYDIFEYHMDGYDVTDQHDF; this is encoded by the coding sequence ATGGCATACAACGTTAGCAGACGAAGGGTGCTTGCTGGAATAGGAGCTGGGACTGCGCTTTCAGTCGCCGGCTGTCTCGACGAAGAGGACGTCGAAGCTGGCACGGGCGACGAAGACAGCCCAGACGCAATGGTCGGCGTACTACAGCCGGTAACTGGTGACCTCGGCAACCTCGGTGCTCCGATCCGGGACGCTGCGATCCTTCCTGCACAACAACTCGAGGACGAGGGCGTCGACTTCGAGATCGACATTCGCGAGGAAGACACCGAATCCGAGCCCGAACCGGGAATCAGTGGGGCACAGTCGCTGGTCGACGCCGGATATCCGTCGATCACGGGTGCAGCGGCTTCGCCAGTGACGATCGCTGCCGCCGAGGACGTGTTCTTCCCGAACGAGGCCGTCGCCATCTCGCCGGCAAGTACCTCGCCGGATATCACCGACATGGAAGGCGATTACCTGCTCCGGACCTGTCCGACCGACGCCCTGCAGGGGCCGGTCATGGCCGAGATTGCCTTCGAAGAGGAGGGGTACGAGACCGCCTCGACGCTCTACCTGAACCAGGACTACGGCCAGGGGCTGAACGACGCGTTCGTCGAGGAGTTCGAATCACTCGGCGGCGAAGTCCTCGAAGAAGTTGCGTTCGAGCCCGAACAGCCGTCCTACAGCTCCGAACTCGAGTCGACGCTGGCCGACGATCCAGACATTCTGTTGGTCGTCGGCTATCCAGACAGCGGTGAACAGATCTTCCGTGACTTCTACTCGGATACCGACGGCGAAACGCCGATCATCGTCCCGGACGGCCTACAGGACGAGAGCCTGCCCGCCGGTGTCGACAATCCGATGGAAAACGTCTTCGGGACGGCACCGGCAGCCGCCGGCCCTGGCGCCGAGACGTTCACGGACCTGTTCGAGAGCGAGTACGGCAGCGAACCCGGCGTGTTCACCGCTCAGGCCTACGACGCGACGGCGATCCACATTCTCGCACAGCTCCGTGCCGGCGAACTCAGCGGCCCCGCTATCAGTGAACAGGTCCGCGAAGTGACAGACCCTGGCGGCGAACTCGTCACCCCTGAAAACCTCGCAGAAGGGCTCGTGATGGCAGCAGACGGCGACGAGATCGAGTATCAGGGCGCCTCTGGTGAGGTCGTCTTCGACGAAAACGGTGACCTCGAAGCAGCGACGTACGACATCTTCGAGTACCACATGGACGGCTACGACGTCACCGATCAGCACGACTTCTAA
- a CDS encoding acyl-CoA carboxylase subunit beta, with amino-acid sequence MEERIGELEDLREEARLGGGEDRIEKQHDKGKMTARERIDYFLDDGTFTEFDQLRTHQTSQFGMEEKKIPGDGVVTGYGEVNGRTVFVFAHDFTVFGGSLGEVFAEKVCKVMDMAMEVGAPIVGLNDSAGARIQEGVKSLAGFTEIFRRNQEASGVVPQISGIMGPCAGGAVYSPSITDFIFMVKDTSHMYITGPGVTETVTGEEVTHEELGGAMTHADKTGVAQFACESEEQALDDIKRLLSYLPQNNVEDPPRVDPWDDPDRRDEKLKDIVPPSPQKPYDMTNVIDSVVDEGSFFEVAENFAQNIVVGFGRLDGRSVGIVANQPRVNAGTLTVDASMKGSRFVRFCDSFNIPIVTFVDVPGYMPGTDQEHRGIIRHGAKLLYAYAEATVPLLTVITRKAYGGAYCVMASKNLGADVNYAWPTAEIAVMGPQGAVNILYRQELAEADDPDALRDELIEEYREEFANPYTATDKGFLDDVIVPTETRPRLIDDLEMLETKREENPDKKHGNIPL; translated from the coding sequence ATGGAGGAGCGAATCGGCGAGCTGGAGGATCTCCGCGAGGAGGCCCGTCTCGGCGGGGGAGAGGATCGAATCGAGAAACAACACGACAAGGGGAAGATGACCGCCCGGGAGCGGATCGACTACTTCCTCGACGACGGCACCTTCACCGAATTCGACCAGCTCCGGACTCACCAGACGAGTCAGTTCGGGATGGAGGAAAAGAAGATTCCCGGCGACGGTGTCGTCACCGGATACGGCGAGGTCAACGGTCGAACGGTCTTCGTCTTCGCCCACGACTTTACCGTCTTCGGCGGTTCGCTCGGGGAAGTGTTCGCCGAGAAGGTCTGCAAGGTCATGGACATGGCGATGGAAGTCGGCGCTCCCATCGTTGGGCTCAACGACTCCGCCGGCGCGCGTATCCAGGAGGGCGTCAAGAGCCTGGCCGGTTTCACTGAAATCTTCCGCCGGAACCAGGAAGCAAGCGGTGTCGTCCCACAGATATCCGGGATCATGGGTCCGTGTGCCGGCGGTGCGGTCTACTCGCCGTCGATCACGGACTTCATCTTCATGGTGAAGGATACGAGCCACATGTACATCACCGGTCCCGGTGTCACCGAGACCGTCACCGGCGAGGAGGTCACCCACGAGGAACTCGGCGGTGCGATGACCCACGCCGACAAGACCGGCGTCGCCCAGTTCGCCTGCGAGAGCGAAGAGCAGGCGCTTGACGACATCAAACGGCTCCTCTCCTATCTCCCACAGAACAACGTCGAGGACCCACCACGCGTCGACCCCTGGGACGATCCGGACCGGCGCGACGAAAAGCTCAAAGACATCGTTCCGCCGAGCCCACAGAAGCCCTACGACATGACAAACGTCATCGACTCGGTCGTCGACGAGGGCTCGTTCTTCGAGGTAGCCGAGAACTTCGCCCAGAACATCGTCGTCGGCTTCGGTCGACTCGACGGCCGCTCGGTCGGCATCGTCGCCAACCAGCCACGGGTCAACGCCGGCACGCTCACCGTCGACGCCTCGATGAAGGGGTCGCGGTTCGTCCGCTTCTGTGACTCCTTTAACATCCCTATCGTCACCTTCGTCGACGTCCCCGGCTACATGCCCGGCACCGATCAGGAACACCGTGGCATCATCCGCCACGGGGCGAAACTCCTCTACGCGTACGCGGAAGCGACCGTCCCGCTGCTGACCGTCATCACGCGGAAAGCCTACGGCGGCGCGTACTGCGTCATGGCCTCGAAAAACCTCGGTGCCGACGTCAACTACGCCTGGCCGACCGCCGAAATCGCCGTCATGGGACCACAGGGTGCAGTCAACATCCTCTACCGCCAGGAACTCGCAGAGGCCGACGACCCCGACGCCCTGCGAGACGAACTCATCGAGGAGTACCGGGAAGAGTTCGCAAACCCCTATACGGCGACCGACAAGGGCTTCCTCGACGACGTCATCGTCCCCACCGAGACCCGGCCGCGCCTGATCGACGACCTCGAGATGCTCGAGACGAAACGCGAGGAGAACCCGGACAAGAAACACGGCAACATCCCGCTGTAA
- a CDS encoding acetyl-CoA carboxylase biotin carboxylase subunit: protein MFRKVLVANRGEIAVRVMRACEELNISTVAIYSEADKNSGHVRYADEAYNVGPARAADSYLDHEAVIEAARKADADAIHPGYGFLAENAEFAGKVEETDGITWIGPSSSAMESLGEKTKARTIMDEADVPIVPGTTDPVTESEEVKEFGEEYGYPIAIKAEGGGGGRGMKVVRSEDEVEDQLESAKREGEAYFDNDSVYLERYLEQPRHIEVQIVADEHGNVRHLGERDCSLQRRHQKVIEEGPSAALTDELREKIGEAARRGVAAADYTNAGTVEFLVEEEPGRDGPLGPDANFYFLEVNTRIQVEHTVTEEITGYDIVKRQIQIAAGEEIDFEQDDVTFDGHAMEFRINAENAAEDFAPATGGTLETYDPPGGIGVRMDDALRQGDELVTDYDSMIAKLVVWGEDRDECIERSLRALREYDIEGIPTIIPFHRLMLTDEEFVASTHTTKYLDEEMDQSRIEEAQEQWGGDTESSSDDDDETVEREFTVEVNGKRFEVELEEHGAPAIPAGDVDASGGGQASPPQPAGGDSDSSADVAGDGETVDAEMQGTILDIEVEEGDEVAAGDVLVVLEAMKMENDIVASRGGTVTEIAVEEDQSVDMGDVLVVLE, encoded by the coding sequence ATGTTCAGGAAGGTCTTGGTGGCGAATCGCGGAGAGATCGCCGTCAGAGTGATGCGAGCGTGTGAAGAGCTGAACATCAGCACCGTCGCGATATACTCGGAAGCGGACAAGAACTCGGGGCACGTCCGGTACGCCGACGAAGCGTACAACGTCGGGCCGGCACGCGCGGCGGATTCGTACCTCGACCACGAAGCCGTCATCGAGGCCGCGCGCAAGGCCGACGCCGACGCGATCCACCCCGGCTACGGCTTCCTCGCGGAGAACGCCGAGTTCGCGGGCAAGGTCGAAGAAACCGACGGCATCACCTGGATCGGCCCCTCGAGTTCGGCGATGGAGTCGCTCGGCGAGAAGACCAAGGCCCGGACGATCATGGACGAGGCCGACGTGCCGATCGTTCCCGGGACCACCGACCCCGTCACCGAATCCGAGGAGGTCAAGGAGTTCGGCGAGGAGTACGGCTATCCCATCGCGATCAAGGCCGAAGGCGGCGGTGGCGGTCGCGGGATGAAGGTCGTTCGCTCCGAGGACGAGGTCGAAGACCAACTCGAGAGCGCCAAACGCGAGGGCGAAGCCTACTTCGACAACGACTCGGTCTACCTCGAACGCTACCTCGAGCAACCCCGCCACATCGAGGTGCAGATCGTCGCGGACGAACACGGCAACGTCCGCCACCTCGGGGAGCGGGACTGTTCGCTCCAGCGCCGCCACCAGAAGGTCATCGAGGAAGGCCCCTCGGCCGCACTGACGGACGAACTCCGCGAGAAGATCGGCGAGGCCGCACGCCGGGGCGTCGCCGCCGCCGACTACACCAACGCTGGCACCGTCGAGTTCCTCGTCGAGGAGGAACCCGGACGGGACGGCCCGCTCGGTCCGGACGCGAACTTCTACTTCCTCGAGGTCAACACTCGAATTCAGGTCGAACACACCGTTACCGAGGAGATCACGGGCTACGACATCGTCAAGCGCCAGATTCAGATTGCGGCGGGCGAAGAGATCGACTTCGAGCAGGACGACGTCACCTTCGACGGCCACGCGATGGAGTTCCGGATCAACGCCGAGAACGCCGCCGAGGACTTCGCGCCCGCGACCGGTGGCACCCTCGAGACGTACGACCCGCCGGGCGGGATCGGCGTCCGGATGGACGACGCCCTGCGGCAGGGCGACGAACTCGTCACCGACTACGACTCGATGATCGCCAAACTCGTCGTCTGGGGCGAGGACCGCGACGAGTGTATCGAGCGCTCGCTGCGTGCCCTCCGCGAGTACGACATCGAAGGCATCCCGACGATCATCCCGTTCCACCGGCTGATGCTCACCGACGAGGAGTTCGTTGCGAGTACGCACACGACGAAGTACTTAGACGAGGAGATGGACCAGAGCCGGATCGAAGAAGCCCAGGAACAGTGGGGCGGCGACACCGAAAGCAGCAGTGACGACGACGACGAGACCGTCGAACGCGAGTTCACCGTCGAGGTCAACGGCAAACGGTTCGAAGTCGAACTCGAGGAACACGGCGCGCCGGCGATTCCGGCCGGCGACGTCGACGCGAGCGGCGGTGGCCAGGCCAGTCCGCCACAGCCTGCCGGCGGCGACAGCGACAGTAGTGCCGACGTCGCCGGTGACGGCGAGACCGTCGACGCCGAGATGCAGGGGACGATCCTGGACATCGAGGTCGAGGAAGGCGACGAGGTCGCGGCCGGCGACGTGCTGGTCGTCCTCGAGGCGATGAAGATGGAAAACGACATCGTCGCCTCTAGAGGCGGCACCGTCACCGAAATCGCCGTCGAGGAAGATCAGAGCGTCGACATGGGCGACGTGCTGGTCGTCCTCGAGTAA
- a CDS encoding TIGR04053 family radical SAM/SPASM domain-containing protein, whose protein sequence is MHPRHLDTAERPFVLIWELSQACELACDHCRADAQSRRHPDELTTEEGKRLLEDAAEFGDGQLVVLSGGDPLVRDDVEELVAYGDDLGLRMTITPSGTHSLTRERIEGLADAGLKRMAVSLDGATPASHDDFRGEDGSFAETIRAVEQAREAGLPVQVNTTVCRQTIGDLPEIRDLLREIGAVLWSVFFLVPVGRGRILEPIDPDEADAVMAWLDEVSSEEPFGVKTTEAPHYRRVSIQRDRENADGGQSEREAAGNDGIQRRTGIIAGDGFAFVSHIGEVYPSGFLPESAGNVRERPVYDIYRNAPLFQSLRDRDQLEGKCGSCPYRHVCGGSRSRAYATTGNPLESDPLCPYVPEGYDGPLPWDDDELTGAPPEGVSLGD, encoded by the coding sequence ATGCATCCCCGCCACCTCGACACCGCGGAGCGACCGTTCGTACTCATCTGGGAACTCTCTCAGGCCTGTGAGCTGGCGTGTGACCACTGCCGGGCCGACGCTCAGTCCCGGCGTCACCCGGACGAACTCACGACCGAGGAAGGGAAGCGGCTGCTCGAGGACGCCGCGGAGTTCGGCGACGGACAGTTAGTCGTCCTCTCGGGTGGCGACCCGCTCGTCCGCGACGACGTCGAGGAACTCGTCGCCTACGGTGACGACCTCGGACTCCGGATGACGATCACGCCCAGCGGCACGCACTCGCTGACCAGAGAACGCATCGAGGGGTTGGCCGACGCCGGCCTCAAACGGATGGCCGTCAGTCTCGACGGTGCGACGCCAGCGAGTCACGACGACTTCCGTGGCGAGGACGGCAGTTTCGCGGAGACGATCCGCGCCGTCGAACAGGCACGGGAGGCCGGCCTCCCCGTCCAGGTGAATACGACTGTCTGCCGCCAGACTATCGGTGATCTCCCCGAAATCCGAGACTTGCTCCGGGAGATCGGTGCCGTGCTGTGGAGCGTCTTCTTCCTCGTGCCCGTCGGTCGCGGGCGCATCCTCGAGCCGATCGACCCCGACGAAGCCGACGCGGTGATGGCCTGGCTCGACGAGGTAAGTAGCGAGGAGCCGTTCGGGGTCAAGACCACCGAAGCGCCCCACTACCGGCGCGTGTCGATCCAGCGGGATCGGGAAAACGCCGACGGTGGGCAGTCAGAGCGTGAGGCGGCCGGCAACGACGGCATCCAGCGTCGGACGGGGATCATCGCCGGCGACGGCTTCGCGTTCGTGAGCCACATCGGTGAGGTCTACCCCTCCGGATTCCTCCCCGAGTCGGCGGGGAACGTCCGCGAACGGCCGGTGTACGACATCTACCGGAACGCTCCACTGTTCCAGTCGCTGCGTGATCGCGACCAGCTAGAGGGGAAGTGCGGGTCCTGTCCGTACCGCCACGTCTGTGGTGGGAGTCGGTCGCGTGCCTATGCTACCACCGGGAACCCACTCGAGAGCGATCCGCTCTGTCCGTACGTTCCGGAGGGGTACGACGGGCCGCTCCCGTGGGACGACGACGAGCTAACGGGCGCTCCTCCAGAGGGCGTTTCACTGGGGGACTGA
- a CDS encoding CGCGG family putative rSAM-modified RiPP protein has translation MSEDVSDVEPVTRQTHDCSWSANLEKPKHAADRDLVVEQAKDAVVATEAGYHVNLVTHGEHGHPETYLWEELEDVFGEGVSLEYVDQCGCGGHVTRVHVDE, from the coding sequence ATGAGCGAAGACGTCAGCGACGTCGAGCCGGTGACGCGGCAGACCCACGACTGTTCCTGGTCTGCGAACCTCGAGAAACCGAAACACGCTGCGGATCGCGACCTCGTCGTCGAGCAAGCCAAGGACGCGGTGGTGGCGACTGAGGCGGGCTACCACGTCAACCTGGTCACCCACGGGGAGCACGGCCACCCCGAGACGTACCTCTGGGAGGAACTCGAGGATGTGTTCGGTGAAGGGGTTAGTCTCGAGTACGTCGACCAGTGTGGGTGTGGCGGGCACGTGACTCGAGTACACGTCGATGAGTAG
- a CDS encoding ubiquitin family protein: MSTEATQQERSADGETTVEVRCTGHVRDAVGTHELEYTFEGDRLRDFLEAFFAEYDVEDMLIAETEEEATAHGWAEPPEELPGTWRKNPEGEQTRPYARVCINGRFNEHYDGFETELVAGDRVALIYPFMFCC; the protein is encoded by the coding sequence ATGTCCACCGAAGCCACCCAGCAAGAGCGATCCGCCGACGGAGAGACCACAGTCGAGGTCCGCTGTACCGGCCACGTCCGCGACGCCGTCGGCACCCACGAACTCGAGTACACGTTCGAGGGCGACCGACTACGAGACTTCCTCGAGGCCTTCTTCGCGGAGTACGACGTCGAGGACATGCTCATCGCCGAGACGGAGGAGGAGGCGACGGCCCACGGCTGGGCGGAGCCACCCGAGGAGTTGCCGGGCACCTGGCGCAAGAACCCCGAGGGAGAGCAGACGCGGCCGTACGCACGGGTCTGTATCAACGGCCGGTTCAACGAACACTACGACGGATTCGAGACCGAACTCGTGGCCGGCGACCGGGTCGCACTGATCTACCCGTTCATGTTCTGCTGCTAG